In Candidatus Bipolaricaulota bacterium, the following are encoded in one genomic region:
- a CDS encoding CinA family protein gives MKPEEKLGEILRTRGLTIAVAESCTGGLLGSRITDVPGSSDYFRGGVIAYQNDVKEALLGVPGTVLATVGAVSEETARAMAHGARVLLKSDIGVGITGIAGPGGGTPDKPVGLVYIGVEGPRGAQCRRFRWSGTRVENKASSAAAALELVLELIRAESI, from the coding sequence ATGAAGCCGGAAGAAAAATTGGGAGAGATTCTGCGAACGCGAGGACTGACGATCGCGGTCGCTGAGTCGTGCACCGGCGGGCTGCTCGGAAGCAGGATCACCGATGTCCCCGGGTCATCGGACTACTTCCGCGGCGGGGTGATCGCCTACCAGAACGACGTGAAGGAGGCCCTCCTCGGGGTCCCGGGGACGGTTCTCGCGACGGTTGGGGCAGTGAGCGAGGAGACAGCGCGGGCGATGGCCCACGGCGCCCGTGTCTTGCTCAAGAGCGACATCGGGGTCGGAATCACCGGGATCGCCGGGCCGGGCGGGGGAACGCCGGACAAGCCGGTCGGGCTCGTGTACATCGGGGTCGAGGGGCCGCGCGGTGCGCAGTGCCGCCGCTTCCGTTGGAGCGGGACCCGCGTCGAGAACAAGGCGAGTTCCGCCGCGGCCGCGCTCGAACTCGTGCTTGAGCTCATCCGGGCGGAGTCGATCTAG